Proteins from one Streptomyces roseifaciens genomic window:
- a CDS encoding LLM class flavin-dependent oxidoreductase: MTAGPGREAVRQAPVAPRWSVVAPQGAAGELAGAGGAEGWQLLLETARTVRRHGLGTLWLLDRTDTTPRRAPEPVWEGWTALAGLAAAVPGLELGLLSPAAPFRNAALLAKRAASADHICGGRLSLGLTAAAYLPEHHSTGAAPAAGEPSSGEGGSPEGGSPEGGSFGDEGGHRAVGETAEALRALWGGRPVTLAGEHVRLAAAHCVPAPHQQPLPLVLRLDAGEEGAGARRPADAAVRECTAVQWTGGTRDIARAIEEFGRRRTALGADPGGVRHAWAAECRVFDSVLERDRWLCSPHEVHFWSHHPDLLARRSLYGTPDQIADRARSLLAAGVSEFVLWFRDYPRTTSLERLLTDIAPRIDTTAGPGARTGRAEE, encoded by the coding sequence ATGACGGCGGGGCCCGGGCGCGAGGCCGTGCGCCAGGCGCCTGTCGCCCCGCGCTGGAGCGTGGTCGCCCCGCAGGGGGCGGCCGGTGAACTGGCCGGTGCCGGCGGGGCCGAGGGCTGGCAGTTGCTGCTCGAGACCGCCCGCACCGTCAGGCGGCACGGGCTGGGCACGCTGTGGCTGCTGGATCGCACGGACACCACGCCCCGGCGCGCGCCCGAACCCGTGTGGGAGGGCTGGACGGCGCTGGCCGGGCTGGCGGCCGCGGTGCCGGGGCTGGAGCTGGGCCTGCTCTCCCCGGCGGCACCCTTCCGCAACGCGGCCCTGCTCGCCAAGCGGGCGGCGAGCGCGGACCACATCTGCGGCGGGCGGCTGTCGCTGGGGCTCACCGCCGCGGCGTACCTACCGGAGCATCATTCAACGGGGGCCGCCCCTGCAGCCGGGGAGCCTTCTTCCGGTGAGGGCGGTTCCCCTGAGGGTGGTTCCCCTGAGGGCGGCTCCTTCGGCGACGAGGGGGGTCACCGCGCCGTCGGTGAGACGGCCGAGGCGCTGCGCGCTCTGTGGGGCGGCCGGCCGGTGACCCTCGCCGGGGAGCACGTACGGCTGGCGGCGGCGCACTGCGTACCGGCGCCGCACCAGCAGCCGCTGCCCCTGGTCCTGCGCCTGGACGCCGGGGAGGAGGGGGCCGGGGCGCGGCGGCCCGCGGACGCCGCCGTACGGGAGTGCACCGCCGTCCAGTGGACGGGTGGGACGCGTGACATCGCTCGCGCCATCGAGGAGTTCGGGCGGCGCAGGACGGCCCTCGGGGCGGACCCGGGCGGGGTGCGGCACGCGTGGGCGGCCGAGTGCCGGGTCTTCGACTCCGTGCTGGAGCGCGACAGGTGGCTGTGTTCCCCGCACGAGGTGCACTTCTGGAGCCACCACCCCGACCTGCTGGCGCGGCGGAGCCTGTACGGGACGCCCGATCAGATCGCGGACCGCGCGCGGAGCCTGCTGGCGGCGGGCGTTTCGGAGTTCGTGCTGTGGTTCCGCGACTATCCGCGGACGACGAGCCTGGAGCGGCTCCTCACCGACATCGCCCCCCGCATCGACACGACCGCCGGTCCCGGCGCCAGGACTGGCAGGGCAGAGGAGTGA
- a CDS encoding transglutaminase domain-containing protein, with amino-acid sequence MPTRPPSARELRPLVDRLLLVPDEHRRFAVDEQGARRLHRIGPRLLDELTAAGLPHAGHGPGRLFDGYDLGNTALHLGLASVQRRAIRSWAAALRTASAPDPQPLLIDVKASCPVPGHAGPCPYGVLLPGGRRRVVAGPPSDARPHRLTVRPRQPWPAFPPPVLELLRALEPVGFFLLPEAVRWDPEFLWRTRMADCGGASAWLVAEGERRGLGVRFAFGLLVARPYSTPHCWAEFLVDGQWVPADPLLLRAMAAWGGLDAAAHPPTASPGAVFHRLTDRFTKVVSHAGVWAPASLPTELLPCP; translated from the coding sequence GTGCCGACCCGGCCGCCCTCGGCGCGGGAGCTGCGCCCCCTCGTGGACCGGCTGCTGCTCGTCCCCGACGAGCACCGCCGCTTCGCCGTGGACGAGCAGGGCGCGCGCCGCCTGCACCGCATAGGGCCGAGGCTGCTGGACGAGCTCACGGCGGCCGGGCTGCCCCACGCCGGCCACGGCCCCGGCCGGCTCTTCGACGGCTACGACCTGGGCAACACGGCCCTGCACCTCGGGCTGGCGTCGGTTCAGCGGCGGGCCATCCGCTCCTGGGCGGCGGCCCTGCGCACGGCCTCGGCCCCGGACCCTCAGCCCCTGCTGATCGACGTGAAGGCGTCGTGCCCCGTGCCCGGCCACGCCGGCCCCTGCCCGTACGGAGTGCTGCTGCCCGGCGGGCGGCGCCGCGTGGTGGCGGGCCCGCCCTCGGACGCGCGCCCGCACCGGCTCACCGTACGGCCGCGGCAGCCGTGGCCGGCGTTCCCCCCGCCCGTCCTGGAGCTGCTGCGCGCCCTGGAGCCGGTCGGCTTCTTCCTGCTGCCGGAGGCCGTCCGCTGGGACCCGGAGTTCCTGTGGCGCACGCGCATGGCGGACTGCGGCGGCGCGTCCGCGTGGCTGGTGGCGGAGGGCGAACGGCGCGGCCTCGGCGTCCGCTTCGCCTTCGGGCTGCTCGTGGCCAGACCGTACTCCACCCCGCACTGCTGGGCAGAGTTCCTGGTGGACGGCCAGTGGGTGCCGGCCGATCCGCTGCTGCTGCGGGCCATGGCCGCCTGGGGCGGGCTGGACGCGGCGGCCCACCCGCCCACCGCGTCCCCGGGAGCCGTCTTCCACCGGCTCACGGACCGCTTCACGAAAGTCGTCAGCCACGCCGGGGTCTGGGCCCCGGCCTCCCTACCCACGGAGCTCCTGCCATGCCCCTGA
- a CDS encoding siderophore-interacting protein yields the protein MYQAERSGYRGRRFGDDRLLEAKVTAVRSAVPGMTDVTLRGPAFARSACKPGAHLPVEVPGGAQGPVLRTYSVWRHTPADASLTLRIALHHPGGPGCAWAGAVTPGQRVRTGVPRNRIVLDPQARHHVFVGEETGAVPLLTMLDALPAGAVTHGVLETTDPETEFPAPGGARTLPWVHRGRASAAASPVLVTAVRRLELPPGPGVAYVAGEAATCRAVVRHFVTERGWPRYAVKTQPHWTPGKCGIH from the coding sequence ATGTACCAGGCGGAGCGGAGCGGGTATCGCGGCAGGCGCTTCGGGGACGACCGGTTGCTGGAGGCGAAGGTCACCGCGGTGCGGTCCGCCGTGCCCGGCATGACGGACGTCACGCTGCGCGGCCCCGCCTTCGCCCGGTCCGCCTGCAAGCCGGGCGCCCACCTCCCCGTGGAGGTTCCCGGCGGCGCGCAGGGCCCTGTGCTGCGGACGTACTCGGTGTGGCGGCACACACCGGCCGACGCCTCGCTCACCCTGCGGATCGCGCTGCACCACCCGGGCGGCCCCGGCTGCGCGTGGGCGGGCGCCGTGACGCCGGGCCAGCGCGTACGGACCGGCGTCCCGCGCAACCGGATCGTCCTCGACCCGCAGGCCCGCCACCACGTCTTCGTCGGCGAGGAGACGGGAGCGGTGCCGCTGCTCACCATGCTGGACGCGCTCCCGGCCGGGGCGGTGACCCACGGGGTACTGGAGACGACGGACCCGGAGACCGAGTTCCCGGCACCGGGCGGCGCGCGGACGCTGCCATGGGTGCACCGCGGCCGCGCCTCGGCCGCCGCCTCACCGGTGCTGGTGACAGCCGTCCGCCGACTGGAACTGCCGCCGGGACCGGGCGTCGCCTACGTCGCGGGAGAGGCAGCGACCTGCCGGGCGGTAGTACGCCACTTCGTAACCGAGCGGGGCTGGCCGCGATACGCGGTCAAGACACAGCCCCACTGGACACCGGGCAAGTGCGGCATCCACTGA
- a CDS encoding class I SAM-dependent methyltransferase has translation MDRNIRTVDDVLELLDSLFAPEADRGTGDAASWWDGFYSDRSKPVPFFAAKPGENLVSYLERGLVTRGRALDLGCGPGRNALHLTASGFEVDAVDLSPAAIAWARDRARDARAGIRFLCGDAFTLAGSELAGPYDLIHDSGCFHHLPPHRRISYLALLDRVLAPGGHLALACFAAGAMGSEAGDTDLYRHPHHQGGLACTPESLRRIFSDGLTEVELRRMHDEPPESPYFGEPFLWTALFRRNG, from the coding sequence ATGGACCGGAACATCCGCACTGTGGACGACGTACTAGAGCTCCTGGACAGCCTGTTCGCGCCGGAGGCCGACCGCGGGACAGGTGACGCGGCCTCCTGGTGGGACGGCTTCTACTCGGATCGCTCCAAGCCGGTGCCGTTCTTCGCGGCCAAGCCGGGCGAAAACCTGGTCTCGTACCTCGAACGCGGGCTCGTCACCCGCGGGCGCGCCCTGGACCTGGGCTGCGGCCCGGGGCGCAATGCGCTCCACCTCACCGCGTCGGGCTTCGAGGTGGACGCGGTCGACCTCTCCCCGGCGGCCATCGCCTGGGCCCGGGACCGCGCCCGGGATGCGCGGGCCGGGATCAGGTTCCTCTGCGGCGACGCGTTCACCCTCGCCGGCTCCGAACTGGCCGGCCCGTACGACCTGATCCACGACTCCGGCTGCTTCCACCACCTGCCGCCGCACCGCCGCATCAGCTACCTCGCCCTCCTCGACCGGGTCCTCGCGCCCGGCGGGCATCTCGCCCTCGCCTGCTTCGCGGCCGGCGCGATGGGTTCCGAAGCCGGCGATACCGACCTCTATCGCCACCCCCACCACCAAGGCGGCCTGGCCTGCACCCCGGAGTCCCTGCGCCGGATCTTCTCCGACGGCCTGACCGAAGTGGAACTGCGCCGCATGCATGACGAACCGCCGGAGTCCCCGTACTTTGGTGAACCCTTCCTGTGGACCGCCCTGTTCCGCCGCAACGGGTAG
- a CDS encoding FAD-binding oxidoreductase has product MLDRRTVLRAGAVAAAAAAGAGATGAAAAGPVAASPVGPAARRTGGVDWSELGRRLSGDLVLPSDSGYERARKLYSGQFDGIRPQAVAYCRGEADVRTTLAFAQDHGLPLVPRSGGHSFGGYSTGEGIVLDLSRLNTVALTPRNTVVMGAGTQQVDALTALSPRGVVVAGGNCPGVCPGGFVPGGGLGWQTRKFGMACDRLVSARIVLADGRTVTASAAENPDLYWATRGGGGGNFGVITSLELRPTDVPTLVTYNLTWPWEAAQRVVEAWQHWIIGGPRDLGAALAVQWPDAGKGAPVVVVTGAWLGAADALDPVLDSLVASVGRAPATRSARRMSAHDAMMAQYGCAELSPEQCHTVGYSPEAALPRQNFSIDRNRLFSAAIPARGVERILEAFAAGPRAGQFRFLSFFALGGAANRPDRSTTAYVHRDTEFYLGFSIALNKPDYSHEDEAAGRAWAARGLHTLDPYSNGESYQNFIDPELADWKTAYYAENYGRLAEVKRAYDPHRFFSFAQAVG; this is encoded by the coding sequence ATGCTCGACAGGCGGACTGTGCTACGGGCCGGGGCGGTGGCGGCGGCCGCCGCCGCGGGTGCCGGTGCGACCGGCGCGGCGGCCGCGGGCCCGGTGGCCGCAAGCCCGGTGGGTCCGGCCGCGCGGCGCACCGGCGGCGTCGACTGGAGCGAGCTCGGGCGCCGGCTGTCGGGCGACCTCGTCCTGCCCTCGGACAGCGGTTACGAGCGGGCCAGGAAGCTCTACAGCGGCCAGTTCGACGGGATCCGGCCGCAGGCGGTGGCCTACTGCCGCGGCGAGGCGGACGTACGGACGACGCTCGCGTTCGCCCAGGACCACGGCCTGCCCCTCGTGCCCCGCAGCGGCGGGCACAGCTTCGGCGGATACTCCACGGGCGAGGGCATCGTCCTGGACCTCTCGCGGCTGAACACCGTGGCGCTGACGCCCCGGAACACCGTCGTCATGGGGGCCGGCACCCAGCAGGTGGACGCCCTGACGGCGCTGTCGCCGCGCGGTGTCGTCGTGGCGGGCGGCAACTGCCCGGGCGTCTGCCCCGGCGGGTTCGTGCCGGGCGGCGGGCTGGGCTGGCAGACCCGTAAGTTCGGCATGGCCTGCGACCGCCTGGTCTCGGCCCGGATCGTCCTGGCCGACGGGCGGACCGTCACCGCGTCCGCCGCCGAGAACCCGGACCTGTACTGGGCGACGCGCGGCGGCGGAGGCGGCAACTTCGGCGTGATCACCAGCCTGGAGCTGCGGCCCACGGACGTGCCCACCCTCGTCACCTACAACCTCACCTGGCCGTGGGAGGCCGCGCAGCGCGTCGTCGAGGCGTGGCAGCACTGGATCATCGGCGGCCCCCGGGACCTGGGCGCCGCCCTGGCCGTGCAGTGGCCGGACGCCGGGAAGGGCGCCCCGGTGGTCGTCGTCACCGGAGCCTGGCTCGGCGCGGCGGACGCCCTCGACCCCGTACTGGACTCCCTGGTCGCGTCGGTGGGCCGGGCGCCCGCCACGCGGTCGGCCCGGCGGATGTCCGCGCACGACGCGATGATGGCGCAGTACGGCTGTGCCGAGCTGTCGCCGGAGCAGTGCCACACGGTCGGCTACTCGCCCGAGGCCGCCCTGCCCCGGCAGAACTTCTCCATCGACCGCAACCGGCTCTTCTCCGCGGCGATCCCGGCGCGGGGCGTCGAGCGGATCCTGGAAGCCTTCGCCGCCGGCCCCCGGGCCGGGCAGTTCCGCTTCCTGAGCTTCTTCGCCCTGGGCGGCGCCGCCAACCGCCCCGACCGTTCCACCACCGCCTACGTGCACCGCGACACGGAGTTCTACCTCGGCTTCTCGATCGCCCTCAACAAGCCGGACTACAGCCACGAGGACGAGGCCGCCGGCCGGGCCTGGGCCGCGCGCGGGCTGCACACCCTCGACCCGTACTCCAACGGCGAGAGCTACCAGAACTTCATCGACCCCGAGCTGGCCGACTGGAAGACGGCCTACTACGCCGAGAACTACGGCCGGCTGGCCGAGGTCAAGCGCGCCTACGACCCGCACCGCTTCTTCTCCTTCGCCCAGGCGGTCGGCTGA
- a CDS encoding 3-dehydroquinate synthase: MRLGERSYSVHVGPGARNLLPDVVAVLGARRAAVVTARPPEAVPDPGVPSKVIPVRDGERHKTLATVEDLCRRFTAFGITRHDVVVSCGGGTTTDTAGLAAALHHRGVPVIHLPTTLLAQVDASVGGKTAVNLPEGKNLVGAYWQPAAVLCDTTYLETLPAEEWTNGYGEVARCHFIGAGDLRGLAVHEQVTASLRLKASVVSADERDTGRRHVLNYGHTLGHALETATGFAVRHGVGVAIGTVFAGRLALALGRIAAGRAEEHARVVRDYGLPGALPADADPAVLITLMRRDKKAAGDGLAFVLDGPHGAELVPGVPEDVVRRVLDGMPRQGGGPARL, from the coding sequence GTGCGGCTGGGAGAGCGTTCCTACTCCGTCCACGTCGGCCCCGGGGCCCGGAACCTCCTGCCGGACGTCGTGGCGGTACTCGGCGCGCGGCGTGCCGCGGTCGTCACCGCACGGCCGCCCGAGGCGGTGCCCGACCCCGGTGTGCCCTCGAAGGTCATCCCGGTGCGCGACGGGGAACGGCACAAGACCCTGGCCACCGTGGAGGACCTGTGCCGGAGGTTCACCGCCTTCGGCATCACCCGCCACGACGTGGTCGTCTCCTGCGGCGGCGGAACGACCACCGACACGGCCGGGCTCGCGGCCGCGCTCCACCACCGCGGCGTGCCCGTCATCCACCTGCCCACCACGCTCCTGGCCCAGGTGGACGCGAGCGTCGGCGGCAAGACCGCTGTCAACCTGCCCGAGGGCAAGAACCTCGTCGGCGCCTACTGGCAGCCCGCCGCCGTGCTGTGCGACACCACCTACCTGGAGACGCTGCCCGCCGAGGAGTGGACCAACGGCTACGGCGAGGTCGCGCGCTGCCACTTCATCGGCGCGGGCGACCTGCGCGGGCTCGCCGTCCACGAGCAGGTCACCGCGAGCCTGCGGCTGAAGGCGTCGGTCGTCTCGGCCGACGAACGCGACACCGGCCGCCGGCACGTCCTCAACTACGGCCACACCCTGGGCCACGCCCTGGAGACCGCCACCGGATTCGCCGTCCGCCACGGCGTCGGCGTGGCCATCGGCACGGTCTTCGCGGGCCGGCTGGCCCTGGCCCTCGGCCGCATCGCGGCCGGCCGTGCGGAGGAGCACGCCCGGGTCGTACGGGACTACGGTCTACCCGGCGCCCTGCCGGCGGACGCCGACCCGGCCGTGCTGATCACTCTGATGCGGCGCGACAAGAAAGCCGCGGGCGACGGCCTGGCCTTCGTCCTCGACGGGCCGCACGGCGCCGAACTCGTCCCCGGCGTCCCCGAGGACGTGGTCCGGCGCGTCCTCGACGGAATGCCGCGCCAGGGCGGCGGCCCCGCGAGGCTGTAA
- a CDS encoding HAD-IA family hydrolase, whose protein sequence is MPLTPPPRSPASSPAAPPPAAAPAPGRFATVVFDLDGVLIDSFEVMREAFAIAYREVVGTGEPPFEEYVTHQGRYFPDIMRLMGLPGEMEGPFVRASHELMDRVTVYPHVPELLATLRERGVRTAIATGKSGARARAVLERVGLLPLLDEVVGSDEVPRPKPHPDIVHEALHRLGAPPEGAVMVGDAVIDIRSGRAAGTATVGVTWGEGSAERLRAEQPDFLLDQPWHLLALVCGGGRG, encoded by the coding sequence ATGCCCCTGACTCCCCCGCCCCGCTCCCCCGCATCCTCCCCGGCCGCCCCGCCGCCGGCCGCCGCCCCCGCTCCCGGCCGCTTCGCCACCGTGGTCTTCGACCTCGACGGCGTCCTCATCGACAGCTTCGAGGTCATGCGCGAGGCGTTCGCCATCGCCTACCGCGAAGTGGTGGGCACGGGCGAGCCGCCCTTCGAGGAGTACGTCACCCACCAGGGGCGCTACTTCCCGGACATCATGCGGCTGATGGGGCTGCCCGGCGAGATGGAGGGGCCGTTCGTCCGCGCGAGCCACGAACTGATGGACCGGGTCACGGTCTACCCGCACGTACCGGAGCTGCTGGCGACGCTGCGCGAGCGGGGCGTGCGCACCGCCATCGCCACCGGCAAGTCCGGCGCCCGGGCCCGCGCCGTCCTGGAGCGGGTCGGGCTGCTGCCCCTGCTCGACGAGGTCGTGGGCAGCGACGAGGTACCCCGGCCCAAACCGCACCCGGACATCGTCCACGAGGCGCTGCACCGGCTGGGCGCGCCGCCCGAAGGCGCGGTCATGGTCGGCGACGCGGTGATCGACATCCGCAGCGGGCGCGCCGCCGGCACGGCCACGGTGGGCGTCACCTGGGGCGAGGGCTCGGCGGAGCGGCTGCGCGCCGAGCAGCCCGACTTCCTGCTCGACCAGCCGTGGCACCTGCTCGCGCTGGTGTGCGGCGGGGGCCGCGGATGA
- a CDS encoding winged helix-turn-helix domain-containing protein codes for MPLLPGEKVELIRWPAESARRERCRDRGVMRILVLEAGAEAPASPDLREDWVRAPISPGDLRARAEALRMRAAEEARPVVEPNGVLRFRRRSALLSPTAAHLVARLAESFTEVVARDALLAPRPGHPALSCNALDLHIMRIRRRLTALDLRVRTVRGRGYVLEAAHRAEH; via the coding sequence GTGCCGTTACTGCCGGGTGAGAAGGTGGAACTGATCCGCTGGCCGGCGGAGTCCGCCCGCCGGGAGCGCTGCCGCGACCGGGGAGTCATGCGGATCCTGGTGCTGGAGGCGGGCGCTGAGGCGCCCGCCAGCCCGGACCTTCGGGAGGACTGGGTGCGCGCCCCCATCAGCCCCGGGGACCTCCGGGCCCGCGCCGAGGCGCTGCGCATGCGGGCGGCCGAGGAGGCCCGGCCCGTGGTCGAGCCCAACGGCGTGCTGCGCTTCCGCCGCCGCTCCGCCCTGCTCTCGCCGACCGCCGCGCACCTGGTGGCCCGGCTGGCCGAGTCCTTCACCGAGGTCGTCGCCCGCGACGCCCTGCTCGCCCCGCGGCCCGGCCACCCCGCGCTCAGCTGCAACGCGCTCGACCTGCACATCATGCGCATCCGCCGCCGGCTGACGGCCCTGGACCTGCGCGTGCGCACCGTCCGCGGCCGCGGCTACGTCCTGGAGGCCGCACACCGGGCGGAGCACTGA
- a CDS encoding methyltransferase domain-containing protein has translation MPHSDLTELPMPSPVSAEVGALYDRFTALGSASLGENLHFGYWDSPDSQVSLEEATDRLTDMMADRLHIGAGSRVLDLGCGVGTPGVRIARRTGADVTGISVSTEQIARANALAESSGVADRARFRQADAMELPFEDGSFDAVIALESIIHMPDRAQVLAHVGRVLRPGGRVVLTDFFERAPIPAAGQTAVRRYLHDFMMTMVSAESYPPLLRGAGLWLEEFLDISDQTLEKTFVLLSERINAAKKQLSDEFGEEMVDQFDPGDLVGIREFGYLLLVAQRP, from the coding sequence ATGCCGCACTCCGACCTGACCGAACTGCCCATGCCGTCGCCCGTGTCCGCCGAGGTGGGCGCGCTCTACGACCGGTTCACCGCCCTGGGTTCCGCCTCCCTGGGCGAGAACCTGCACTTCGGGTACTGGGACTCCCCAGACAGCCAGGTGTCGCTGGAGGAGGCGACCGACCGGCTCACCGACATGATGGCCGACCGGCTGCACATCGGCGCCGGTTCGCGCGTCCTCGACCTGGGCTGCGGCGTGGGCACGCCCGGCGTGCGCATCGCCCGCCGTACGGGCGCGGACGTCACCGGTATCTCCGTCAGCACGGAGCAGATCGCCCGGGCCAACGCGCTGGCGGAGTCCTCGGGCGTCGCCGACCGGGCGCGGTTCCGACAGGCGGACGCGATGGAACTGCCCTTCGAGGACGGCAGTTTCGACGCGGTCATCGCCCTGGAGTCGATCATCCACATGCCCGACCGCGCCCAGGTGCTCGCGCACGTGGGCCGGGTGCTGCGGCCGGGCGGGCGGGTGGTGCTCACCGACTTCTTCGAGCGCGCCCCCATCCCCGCCGCCGGGCAGACCGCCGTACGGCGCTACCTGCACGACTTCATGATGACGATGGTGTCCGCCGAGTCGTACCCGCCCCTGCTGCGCGGGGCCGGGCTGTGGCTGGAGGAGTTCCTGGACATCAGCGACCAGACGCTGGAGAAGACCTTCGTCCTGCTGTCCGAGCGCATCAACGCGGCGAAGAAGCAGCTCTCGGACGAGTTCGGGGAGGAGATGGTGGACCAGTTCGACCCGGGCGACCTGGTCGGCATCAGGGAGTTCGGCTACCTGCTGCTGGTGGCACAGCGCCCGTGA
- a CDS encoding serine hydrolase domain-containing protein, producing the protein MPGTKPADPFLSTAWLAAGRSLERPPAGVRDTVTLRLELTDPPPGAPPAVDVAVDLAAGRLGVAAASGEPPGLRIALPHAAARALLLGSPQERAGVFERGDVRAEGNFSLLFFIDAALRRDGSGHVAALRAAAGAAGAARGKVGAEEVTGAAGAEEATGAKEAAEAVERAREALPGTVREIEREVGTSTPGAQLHVSLDGVTLADAGLGEARPGVPMTHRSLPLWYCCAKPLLSAALGRLWEAGAYDPYLPVAHYLPAFGGEGKESITSMDLLTHTGPLPTGDDPLHGVVAGPDGERLRRALGVAVPPHSRRAPGVNYSQWWAWFVLARILPAVDGREYRPYVEEEILGPCGMADTRVHLTPEDFAAFGDRLPLIHVSNPGSDPQPTHWWSTEAATTRCIPGVNTRGPLSDLGRFLTMLLRGGDARGGRVMSTTTAAALTARHRTGLYDRYGNADWGMGFRLECRHLGEEFTSFGTHTSPRSYGHDGLWTAVAFADPDAGLTLAVHLNGKVEHERHRERIIRIADAVYEDLRLC; encoded by the coding sequence GTGCCCGGTACGAAGCCCGCCGACCCGTTCCTTTCCACGGCCTGGCTCGCCGCCGGCCGCTCGCTGGAACGCCCGCCCGCCGGCGTGCGGGACACCGTGACGCTCCGGCTGGAGCTCACCGATCCGCCGCCCGGGGCACCGCCGGCGGTGGACGTGGCGGTGGACCTGGCCGCCGGGCGCCTGGGCGTCGCGGCCGCCTCGGGCGAGCCGCCGGGGCTGCGGATCGCGCTGCCGCACGCGGCGGCCCGGGCGCTGCTGCTGGGTTCGCCGCAGGAGCGCGCCGGCGTCTTCGAGCGCGGTGACGTGCGCGCCGAGGGCAACTTCAGCCTGCTGTTCTTCATCGACGCGGCGCTCCGGCGGGACGGGTCGGGGCACGTGGCGGCTCTCCGGGCCGCGGCGGGAGCGGCGGGGGCGGCCCGGGGGAAGGTCGGTGCGGAGGAGGTGACTGGGGCGGCCGGGGCGGAGGAGGCAACCGGTGCGAAGGAGGCGGCCGAGGCCGTCGAGCGGGCCCGCGAGGCCCTGCCCGGAACCGTGCGCGAGATCGAGCGCGAAGTGGGCACCTCGACGCCGGGGGCCCAGCTGCACGTCTCCCTCGACGGAGTCACGCTGGCGGACGCGGGGCTGGGCGAGGCCCGGCCCGGCGTCCCGATGACCCACCGTTCGCTGCCGCTGTGGTACTGCTGCGCCAAGCCCCTGCTGTCGGCGGCGCTCGGCCGGCTCTGGGAAGCCGGCGCGTACGACCCGTACCTGCCCGTCGCCCACTACCTGCCCGCGTTCGGCGGGGAGGGCAAGGAGTCCATCACCTCGATGGACCTGCTGACGCACACGGGCCCGCTACCGACCGGCGACGACCCGCTGCACGGCGTGGTCGCCGGACCGGACGGCGAGCGTCTGCGCCGGGCGCTCGGCGTGGCGGTCCCGCCGCATTCCCGGCGGGCTCCGGGCGTCAACTACAGCCAGTGGTGGGCCTGGTTCGTCCTGGCCCGCATCCTTCCCGCGGTCGACGGCAGGGAGTACCGCCCGTACGTCGAGGAGGAGATCCTCGGGCCGTGCGGGATGGCGGACACGCGCGTCCACCTGACGCCGGAGGACTTCGCGGCCTTCGGGGACCGGCTGCCGCTGATCCACGTGAGCAACCCAGGGTCGGATCCCCAGCCCACCCACTGGTGGTCCACCGAGGCCGCGACCACGCGGTGCATCCCCGGGGTGAACACCCGGGGGCCGCTGAGCGACCTCGGCCGCTTCCTGACCATGCTGCTGCGCGGCGGGGACGCCCGCGGCGGGCGCGTCATGTCGACGACGACCGCCGCCGCGCTGACCGCCCGGCACCGCACCGGCCTGTACGACCGGTACGGCAACGCCGACTGGGGCATGGGGTTCCGCCTCGAATGCCGCCACCTGGGCGAGGAGTTCACCAGCTTCGGCACCCACACCTCCCCCCGCTCCTACGGGCACGACGGGCTGTGGACCGCGGTGGCGTTCGCGGACCCCGACGCCGGGCTCACCCTGGCCGTCCACCTCAACGGGAAGGTGGAGCACGAACGGCACCGCGAGCGCATCATCCGCATCGCCGACGCCGTGTACGAGGACCTTCGCCTGTGCTGA